Genomic DNA from Sphingomonas hankookensis:
CGCGCTTCGACAATGGCGATCACATCCCCAATGCATTCGAGAACGCGGCTTCAGCAGGTGCCGCCATCATTCTTGATCCCTGGGAAGCCAGCATTCGGGTGCGCCACCTTGGACCTTCTCCGCTTGTCGAGGACAACAGTGTCCGGGATCGGGGCAGCACGGTCATGAATGCCCGGGCCGCGTGGAAGGGCAAGAAGGTCGAGATATTTGGAGAAGTGCTGAACATCTTCGACAGCCGAGACAAGGACATCGCCTATTATTACGAGTCCTACATCCCCGCCTTTGATGCAGGTGCTCCGGTGGAAGGCCGGTTGAGCCGCGTGGTCGAGCCTCGAACTGTGAGGATTGGCGCAAAGGTCAATTTCTAGCGAAATCCCTTGATGGGCGGCGCTGCGGCACGTCTGCGGCACCGTCCTTCGTTTGTTCATTCCTCAATCGCCGAGCCAATCATGCCCCTCACGAAGACACTGCCGTCCCTGTCTCTGCGCCGACGAATTGGTGCCTTGTTTGCCGGATTGATCGCCGCCAACATTGGCGTCTGGGTCTGGGCATTCAGCCTGTTTCATGCACAGCCGTTGATGCTCGGCACCGCCGTGCTTGCCTGGGGGCTGGGCCTGCGTCACGCGGTTGATGCCGATCATATTGCGGCGATCGACAATGTGACCCGCAAGCTGATGCAGGACGGGCAGCGTCCGGTTTCGGTCGGATTCTGGTTCGCGATCGGGCATTCCGGAATCATTGCCATAGCATCGATCATCATTGCGGTGACGGCCAGCGCGCTGTCGCAGTTTGGCGCTTTCAAGGAAATCGGTGGCGTGATTGCAACCGTGATTTCCGCGCTTTTCCTGTTCACGATCGCCGGCATGAACCTGGTCATCCTGCGCTCTGTCTGGCGGACTTTTGCCCATGTTCGTGCAGGCGGCAGCTATGCCGAGGACGATCTTGATCTGCTATTGGGTGGGCGCGGTCTGCTTTCCAGACTGTTCAGGCCGATGTTCCGCCTCGTGAACAAAAGCTGGCATATGGCCCCGCTGGGGTTTCTGTTCGGGCTTGGGTTCGATACAGCAACCGAAGTTGCCATTCTGGGCATGTCGGCCAGCCAGGCCGCCGATGGCCTGTCGATCGGGACAATCCTGGTCCTGCCCGCCCTGTTCGCGGTCGGTATGGCCCTCATCGATACGGCGGACGGCGTGGTGATGCTGGGCGCTTATGAATGGGCCTTCGTGAAGCCGATCCGCAAGCTCTACTACAACATCACCATTACCCTGATCTCGGCCATCGTGGCGATTGTCATTGGTGGAATCGAAACGCTGGCCCTGATTGGCGACAAGCTGGCCCTTACGGGTAGGCCATGGCGGGTCGCCGCTGAACTGGGCGAAAATTTCAATGGTCTGGGCTTCGCCATCATCGGTCTTTTCGTGTTCTGCTGGCTGGCGAGTTACGCGATCTATCGCTGGAAGCGGTTCGATGAAATCGAGGTTTCGGTCGTTGCCTGACCGTCACTGCGTGGATCGTTGCGTCATACTCAGCCACGATGACCAGTCCTGCACCGTCTCAATCGATCTTGATGTCCGAATGCCGCTCGGGCTTCGCGTACATCACGGCGAGCGCGACGCGGCGATCCGGATGCTGATGGCTCGTTCCAACGGAACATTCGTTAAATCCAGAAAAAGTTGTGTCTTTGATCCGAATTCAAGGCAGGCTGCGGAAGATCTCGTCGATGCCATACGGAAACGGCTTTTCCGGATAGCGTGCAAGCCTGTCAGTCAACGGCAGGTCGAGGATATTCTCTGCATCACGTCCCGCGAGCGAACACGGTGGGCCAAGGACGGCCGCTTGGCCCTATCGGGGGCTTCCAGGATCAGAAAAGGCGTAACCGAAATAACGCTCTGGACTTATCCCTGCGATGCGATCGAGCGCCTGGCAGCCAACCCATCCGAGATAAGGCGATGGCGTAAAGAGGATGAAGCAACAACTTCAATTGGCTTGGCTGGCATTTTCGTCTAGAGCGCGCGGCGAAGGACCGGGGCAACCCGCCCTTCAATGATCGCGCCGGTGCCCCGCAAGGGGCTTAATCGGGAATGCGGTGCGGGAGCTTGCTCCCAAATCCGTGGCTGTCCCTGCAACTGTAAGCGGATAGCGCGATGCACATGCTCCTGAACACAGGAGCTGCCACTGGACAGCGCTTTGGCGCAAAGTCTGGGAAGGCGTGCATCAAGCTGTGACCCGCGAGCCAGGAGACCTGCCGGCGCACCGGTCGCTCTTGCCTGATCCAGGGGATGGTCACGGCACGGTAACTCTCCGTCTGAGCGACGAAGCTGTGCGGCTGGGGCTGCACGGCCGCGTGGTAACGGGTGCTTCATCGCGCCTGCCCGTTGCGATGCGCCGACCGGACTTGTCCGGCAAGCCCCGCCGTTTGTCGCTCTGGCGCGCGGAGGAATTGCTTGTGGCCGACCTGTCAAAGGTGCCTGTCACCATCATTACGGGCTTTCTGGGCGCGGGGAAAACCACGCTCATCAGCCATTTGATCCGCAATGCGGGCGGGCGCAGGCTGGCGGTGGTGGTCAACGAATTCGGCTCGCTGGGCGTGGATGGCCAGATTCTGGAATCTTGCGCCATTCCGGATTGCCCGGCGGAAAACATCGTAGAACTGGCCAATGGCTGCATCTGCTGCACCGTGGCGGATGACTTCATCCCCACGGTGGAAAAGCTGCTGGCGCTTGATCCGCGCCCGGATCACATCCTGATCGAGACATCGGGTCTGGCCTTGCCCAAGCCGCTGCTCAAGGCGTTTGACTGGCCCGCGATTCGTAGCCGGATCACCGTGGACGGTGTGCTGGCGCTGGCCGATGCCGAAGCGGTGGCGGCAGGCCGGTTCGCGCCCGATGTGGCCGCGCTTGACGCCCAGCGCGCCGCCGATCCCAGCATCGATCATGAGACGCCGCTTTCGGAAGTGTTCGAGGACCAGCTTGCCTGCGCCGACATGATTCTGCTGACCAAGGTTGATCTGGCAGGTCCGGAAGGTGTCGCCGCAGCGCGCGCGATCATCGCGGCGGAGCTTAGTCGCCCGGTTCCGGTGATCGAACTGACCGAAGGCGTGGTCGATCCGCGCGTGATTCTGGGCCTTGATGCCGCTGCCGAGGACGACATCGCCGCGCGCCCATCGCACCATGATGGAGATGACGACCACGAGCACGACGACTTTGACAGCACCGTCATCGCATGGGGCGAGATCGCCGATCCGGCAGTGCTTGTGGCGCGGATCGAAACGCTGGCGCGCGATCACCATATCCTGCGCGTGAAGGGCTATGCCGCCGTTGCGGGCAAGCCGATGCGGCTGCTGGTGCAGGCGGTAGGCGCGCGGGTGCGCCACCAGTACGACCGCCCGTGGCGGCCTGACGAGCCGCGCCGCACCACGCTGGTCGCCATTGCCGAGCACGATCATGTCGATGCAGACGCCATTCGCGCGGTGCTGCTGGCGTAAGGCGCGGGCCATGCACGTCATTTTCCGCGAAACGCACGGGATGGAGGAAACCGCCGTCCCGCAGGATCTGGGGCAAGAGCCTGCGGATCTGGTGGTCCTGTCCTTTTCGGACAGCGACCTGGGCGCATTCGCGGCGGCATGGCATCAGGCCCGCGCGGGCGATGTGGCGTTCCCTTCGCTGCGGCTCGCCAATCTGGCGGCGCTGATGCATCCGCTGTCGGTCGACACGTATGTCGAGCGGACACTTTCGGGTGCAAAGGCGATCCTGATCCGGCTGATCGGCGGCACGCCCTATTGGAGCTACGGGCTGCAACAGGTCGAGGCGCTGGCCCGGTCGCGCGGCATCGCCCTGGCCGTGCTGCCCGGCGACGGCTGGGAGGACGCGCGGCTGGATGCGGTTTCGACCGTGCCGGTGCCTGCATTGCGCGAACTTGCGCAGTGGTGCGATGCTGGCGGTGCAGGGGCGGCGCAGGCGGCGCTTGCCGCGCTGTCGCAGCTGGCGGGGCTGATTGATGCCCCCGCCCGGACATGCGATCCGCTGCCGATGGCGGGAGGCTGGCATCCCGGCTTTGGCGTGGTCGATCCTGAAGCCTTTGTGCGCGATCCGGCAAGGCCGCTGGTCCTGATCGTGTTCTATCGTTCTTACCTGACCGCCCACGATCTGGACCCGTTTGCCGCCCTGCATACCGCGTTCGAGCAGCGCGGTTTCGATGCATTGTCGATCTTCGTCCCCTCGCTGAAAGCCCCGCAGGTGCGCGAACAGGTGGACCGCTGGGTGCGCGGACTTGGCCCGGTAGCGATCATCAACGCTACCGCTTTTTCCGCGCGGGGCGAGGACGGCGCCACCCCGCTTGATGGCGCGGGCGTTCCCGTGTTTCAGCTGGCGCTGGCCACGTCCGGGCGCGCGGGATGGGCGGCGGCGTCGCGCGGGCTTTCCCCCGCAGACATTGCCATGCATGTGGTGCTGCCCGAAATTGACGGGCGGGTGTTTGCAGGCATCGCCAGCTTCAAGGAGGCGGGGACGCGCGATCCCGCGCTTGGCTTTGCCCGTACCATCCATCGCGCCGATGCCGGCCGGATCGAAGCGATCACCGCGCGGGTAGCGGGCTGGATCGCACTTGCCCAAACGCCGGTTGCCGAGCGGCGGGTTGCGCTGGTCCTGTCGACTTATCCCGGCAAGGCATACCAGATCGCCCACGCCGTGGGGCTGGATGCGCTGGCTTCTGCCGAGGCGATCCTGGCCGATCTGGCCGAGGCGGGATATGCCACTGACGCGCAGGCCGGACTGGCAGCGCTCCTTGAATGCACACATCAGCACTGGCCGCTGGCAGAGTACCGCAAGGCGTTGGCAGCACTGCCCGATACCCTGCGCGCTGAACTTTTCGCCGCATGGGGCGAGCCGGAAGCCGATGCTGCCGCCGCCGATGGCGCGTTCCGTTTTGCCGCGCTGCCCATCGGCAACGCGCTGGTAGCCTTGCAGCCCGAACGCGGCGAGCGCGCCCATCGCGACGGCGACTATCACGACCTGTCCCGCTGCCCGCGCCATGGCTATGTGGCGTTCTACCTGTGGCTGCGCCAGCGAAGCGTGGACGCGCTGGTGCATGTCGGCGCACATGGCACACTGGAATGGCTGCCGGGCAAATCAGTCGCGCTGTCCGATGCTTGCTGGCCCGAGGCGCTGACCGGCGCGATGCCGGTGATCTATCCGTTCATCGTCAACGATCCCGGCGAAGCGGCGCAGGCCAAGCGCCGGATCAGCGCGGTTACGATCGGGCACGTTCCCCCGCCACTGGTGCAAACGCAAAGCGGTGCGGGGCTGGCCCGGATCGAGGCGCTGCTGGATGAATTCTCCAACGCTGGCGGGCTGGACCCGGCCCGCCGCGACCGTCTGCAAGTGAACATCCGCGACGAAGCGCGCGTGCTGGGACTTGAGGCGGAACTGGGCCTTGATGACGCGGCCACGCTGGTCGAGGCGATCACCCGGATCGACCGCTTCGTTTGCGATGTAAAGGACAGCCAGTTCGGTGGCGGGCTGCATGTGTTCGGGCGGGGAGATCAGGGCGCAGCCGAGCGGGCCGGATTGCTGGCGGCACTCGACGGACGCCGCGTTCCGCCCGGTCCCTCCGGCTCCCCCTTTCGCGGGCGCAGCGATGTGCTGCCAACCGGGCGAAACCTTTATGCGATAGACCCGCGCGCCGTGCCTTCACGCGCGGCCCATGCCCAAGGGGTGACACTGGCAGAGGAGCTGATCCGGCGGCATCTGCAGGATCACGGCGATTATCCGCGCGGGCTGGTGCTCGATCTGTGGGGATCGGCCACGATGCGCACGGCGGGCGAGGAATTCGCCATGGCGCTGCACCTGCTGGGCGCAAAGCCGCTGTGGGACACCGCGTCCGAACGGGTAACAGGCATCGAAATCCTGCCGCTGGCGCTGCTGGACCGGCCGCGTATCGATGTGACGTTGCGGATTTCCGGCCTGTTCCGCGATGCCTTTCCTGCGCTGCCGATACTGTTTGGCCAAGCGGTGCGCGCGCTGTGTTTGCGCGATGAACCGGCGGACTGGAACCCGTTTGCAGGGCAGGCTGCGGCACCGCGCGTCTATGGCCCGGCCCCCGGCAGCTATGGACTGGGTCTTGGCGATGCAGCCGAGGTCTATACTGAAGCGGCCCGGCGCGCTGCTGGTGAGGCATGGCTGGCGGCATCGGACCATGCGTTTGACGCAGCCTCCGATGCGATCGGAACCTTTGCCGATCCTGACGGCCTGCGCCAGCGTGTTGAAGGAGCGGACGCCTTTGTCCATCTTCAGGACTTGCCCGAAACCGATCTGCTGCTGGCCGCCGATTATGCCGCGCACGAGGCGGGCTTTGCCGCTGCCAAGGCGCTGATCGGTGGTTCGGCGGCGCTCTACCACCTCGACAATCGCGATCCGGGGCGCACCGTTGCGCGCACCCTGACCGAAGAGATCGCCCGCGTGGTCCGCGCCCGCGCGGCGCACCCAGGCTGGGTGGCGGGCATGATGCGGCACGGCTTTCGCGGGGGGGCAGAACTGGCCGCGACGCTGGACCATATGGGTGCCTTTGCGCACCTTTCAGGCAGCGTACCGCCGCATCTGTTCGACCTTTATCACGACGCGACACTGGGCCAGACCGATGTTCGCGCATTTCTTGAACGCGAGAATCCGGCTGCGCTGGCGGCGATGGAAGCCCGCTTTGCCGCGCTCCATGCCGCCGGGCTGTGGCAGACCCGGCGCAATTCCATCCTCGCCAGCCTGCCAAGGCTTGAGGACAGGGCATGAGCAGTTTTGCGGTGAAGGGCTGGTGCCCCGATGCCTGGCACCCGATGATGGCGGGCGACGGGCTGCTGGTGCGGGTAAAGCCTCGGCTTGGCCGCCTGACGCGGGCGCAAGTGCTGGGCCTGTGCGATGCCGCCGTGGTGCACGGCAATGGCCTGATCGACATGACCGCCCGCGCCAATCTCCAGCTTCGCGGGGTGCCTGAAACTGGCTGGCAGGCGCTGCTCGACCGGTTGCTTGTGCTGGATCTGGTGGACCCTGACCCTGTCATCGAACAGCGGCGCAACATTCTGGTCGCGCCGGATTGGCGCGCCGGTGATGACAGCCACCGCATTGCGGGCGCATTGCTGACCCGGCTGGATGAGTTGCCCGATCTGCCCGGTAAAGTGTGCTTTGCCATCGATGCCGGTCAGACCTGCATTCTGGGTGGCGAGGCGGGCGATTTCCGCATTGAGCGCGGCGGCGATGGCGGTCTGATCCTGCGCGCCGATGGCCGCGCCACCGGTATGGCGGTTGCTGCTGGCAGGGAAGTGGACGCGCTGATCGCGCTCGCCCACTGGTTTGCGGCCAGCGGCGGCGCGAAAGCGGGGCGCATGGCGCGACACCGGCTGGTCCTGCCCGAATGGGCCTGTGGCGACATTCTGCCCGCGCCGTCGGCTGCTTGCATCGTGCCGGGCCTTCATGATCTGGGCCTCCGTGATGGGAGTTGGGCCTATGGCTTGCCGTTTGGCCGGATAGAGGCGCGGATACTGGCCGGGATGGTGGAAGCATCGCCCGCCGCAGCGGTGCGGATCACGCCGTGGCGTGTGCTGCTGGTGGAAGGCGCGCCTGCCGTTTGCGCCGGTGGGCTGATCGATAATCCTGCCGACCCGCTGCTGCA
This window encodes:
- a CDS encoding HoxN/HupN/NixA family nickel/cobalt transporter yields the protein MPLTKTLPSLSLRRRIGALFAGLIAANIGVWVWAFSLFHAQPLMLGTAVLAWGLGLRHAVDADHIAAIDNVTRKLMQDGQRPVSVGFWFAIGHSGIIAIASIIIAVTASALSQFGAFKEIGGVIATVISALFLFTIAGMNLVILRSVWRTFAHVRAGGSYAEDDLDLLLGGRGLLSRLFRPMFRLVNKSWHMAPLGFLFGLGFDTATEVAILGMSASQAADGLSIGTILVLPALFAVGMALIDTADGVVMLGAYEWAFVKPIRKLYYNITITLISAIVAIVIGGIETLALIGDKLALTGRPWRVAAELGENFNGLGFAIIGLFVFCWLASYAIYRWKRFDEIEVSVVA
- the cobW gene encoding cobalamin biosynthesis protein CobW gives rise to the protein MADLSKVPVTIITGFLGAGKTTLISHLIRNAGGRRLAVVVNEFGSLGVDGQILESCAIPDCPAENIVELANGCICCTVADDFIPTVEKLLALDPRPDHILIETSGLALPKPLLKAFDWPAIRSRITVDGVLALADAEAVAAGRFAPDVAALDAQRAADPSIDHETPLSEVFEDQLACADMILLTKVDLAGPEGVAAARAIIAAELSRPVPVIELTEGVVDPRVILGLDAAAEDDIAARPSHHDGDDDHEHDDFDSTVIAWGEIADPAVLVARIETLARDHHILRVKGYAAVAGKPMRLLVQAVGARVRHQYDRPWRPDEPRRTTLVAIAEHDHVDADAIRAVLLA
- the cobN gene encoding cobaltochelatase subunit CobN; the encoded protein is MHVIFRETHGMEETAVPQDLGQEPADLVVLSFSDSDLGAFAAAWHQARAGDVAFPSLRLANLAALMHPLSVDTYVERTLSGAKAILIRLIGGTPYWSYGLQQVEALARSRGIALAVLPGDGWEDARLDAVSTVPVPALRELAQWCDAGGAGAAQAALAALSQLAGLIDAPARTCDPLPMAGGWHPGFGVVDPEAFVRDPARPLVLIVFYRSYLTAHDLDPFAALHTAFEQRGFDALSIFVPSLKAPQVREQVDRWVRGLGPVAIINATAFSARGEDGATPLDGAGVPVFQLALATSGRAGWAAASRGLSPADIAMHVVLPEIDGRVFAGIASFKEAGTRDPALGFARTIHRADAGRIEAITARVAGWIALAQTPVAERRVALVLSTYPGKAYQIAHAVGLDALASAEAILADLAEAGYATDAQAGLAALLECTHQHWPLAEYRKALAALPDTLRAELFAAWGEPEADAAAADGAFRFAALPIGNALVALQPERGERAHRDGDYHDLSRCPRHGYVAFYLWLRQRSVDALVHVGAHGTLEWLPGKSVALSDACWPEALTGAMPVIYPFIVNDPGEAAQAKRRISAVTIGHVPPPLVQTQSGAGLARIEALLDEFSNAGGLDPARRDRLQVNIRDEARVLGLEAELGLDDAATLVEAITRIDRFVCDVKDSQFGGGLHVFGRGDQGAAERAGLLAALDGRRVPPGPSGSPFRGRSDVLPTGRNLYAIDPRAVPSRAAHAQGVTLAEELIRRHLQDHGDYPRGLVLDLWGSATMRTAGEEFAMALHLLGAKPLWDTASERVTGIEILPLALLDRPRIDVTLRISGLFRDAFPALPILFGQAVRALCLRDEPADWNPFAGQAAAPRVYGPAPGSYGLGLGDAAEVYTEAARRAAGEAWLAASDHAFDAASDAIGTFADPDGLRQRVEGADAFVHLQDLPETDLLLAADYAAHEAGFAAAKALIGGSAALYHLDNRDPGRTVARTLTEEIARVVRARAAHPGWVAGMMRHGFRGGAELAATLDHMGAFAHLSGSVPPHLFDLYHDATLGQTDVRAFLERENPAALAAMEARFAALHAAGLWQTRRNSILASLPRLEDRA
- a CDS encoding cobalamin biosynthesis protein CobG encodes the protein MSSFAVKGWCPDAWHPMMAGDGLLVRVKPRLGRLTRAQVLGLCDAAVVHGNGLIDMTARANLQLRGVPETGWQALLDRLLVLDLVDPDPVIEQRRNILVAPDWRAGDDSHRIAGALLTRLDELPDLPGKVCFAIDAGQTCILGGEAGDFRIERGGDGGLILRADGRATGMAVAAGREVDALIALAHWFAASGGAKAGRMARHRLVLPEWACGDILPAPSAACIVPGLHDLGLRDGSWAYGLPFGRIEARILAGMVEASPAAAVRITPWRVLLVEGAPAVCAGGLIDNPADPLLHVDACPGAPCCPQASVETRDLARRLAPHVAGRLHVSGCAKGCARQRAADVTLTGRDGLFDLSLNAPAGALPVRSALSPAELLAHFGAA